The following coding sequences lie in one Frigoribacterium sp. SL97 genomic window:
- a CDS encoding ABC transporter substrate-binding protein: protein MRSRLPVLIAATAVASLVLAGCTSGGDPDTSSTPVAGGTLTYASGDAEPTCLDPHVGGNYPQALVSTQYLESLVSKDANGDIVPWLADSWQEGSDGLSWTFTLKDGVSFTDGTPFDATAVAANVAHLQDPATLSSTGYLALGKVTGVEAVDARTARFDLSEPDSALLESLSQPWLAMESPEALTRSQEVNCESPVGTGPFAVESWTKQQQVVLTRNDDYSSPPADAGHQGPAHLDEIVWRFIPDSASRYAALQAGQVDVIDNAQPDTLVAAAKDDSLDEIDAPRPGASNRIELNAGKAPFDDASVREAFIRGVDVDSGIDSLFFGTAKRSYSPLSSVEPLAFSDESLFDVDTDAANDLLDEAGWSTRDADGYRTKDGVRLAAAFPVSTNQSIPAEQSLFEQVQAGAKDLGFDVTLEPLDLSSWYGALAANEYDLVSAPYTKVGPDVLRILYDSDGITPAPSGYFANLSQTSDPALDDLLTRASRTSDADERADLYQQAQQTILEGWHVLPLYDQQNHYLVRSAVQGVRALPTVQAPTMYDAYKTS from the coding sequence ATGCGCAGCCGCCTGCCCGTCCTGATCGCCGCCACCGCCGTTGCGAGCCTCGTGCTCGCCGGCTGCACGAGCGGGGGCGACCCGGACACCTCGTCCACCCCGGTCGCCGGGGGGACGTTGACCTACGCCTCGGGCGACGCCGAGCCGACCTGCCTCGACCCCCACGTCGGCGGCAACTACCCGCAGGCACTCGTGTCGACGCAGTACCTCGAGTCGCTCGTCTCGAAGGACGCCAACGGCGACATCGTCCCGTGGCTGGCCGACTCGTGGCAAGAGGGCTCCGACGGCCTCAGCTGGACCTTCACGCTCAAGGACGGCGTCTCGTTCACCGACGGCACCCCCTTCGACGCCACCGCCGTGGCGGCCAACGTCGCCCATCTCCAGGACCCCGCGACGCTGTCGTCGACCGGGTACCTCGCCCTCGGGAAGGTCACCGGCGTCGAGGCGGTCGACGCGCGCACGGCACGCTTCGACCTGAGCGAGCCCGACAGCGCCCTGCTCGAGTCCCTCTCACAGCCCTGGCTCGCGATGGAGTCACCCGAGGCCCTGACCCGGAGCCAGGAGGTCAACTGCGAGTCACCGGTCGGCACCGGTCCGTTCGCGGTCGAGTCGTGGACCAAGCAGCAACAGGTCGTGCTCACCCGCAACGACGATTACAGCTCGCCGCCGGCCGATGCCGGGCACCAGGGGCCCGCCCACCTCGACGAGATCGTCTGGCGCTTCATCCCCGACTCGGCGTCCCGCTACGCCGCGCTGCAGGCCGGCCAGGTCGACGTGATCGACAACGCCCAGCCCGACACCCTCGTCGCCGCGGCGAAGGACGACTCGCTCGACGAGATCGACGCCCCGCGCCCCGGCGCCTCCAACCGCATCGAGCTCAACGCCGGCAAGGCGCCCTTCGACGACGCGAGCGTCCGCGAGGCGTTCATCCGCGGTGTCGACGTCGACTCGGGCATCGACTCGCTGTTCTTCGGCACGGCGAAGCGGTCGTACAGTCCACTGTCGAGCGTCGAGCCGCTGGCGTTCTCCGACGAGTCGCTCTTCGACGTCGACACCGACGCGGCGAACGACCTGCTCGACGAGGCCGGGTGGAGCACCCGCGACGCGGACGGGTACCGCACGAAGGACGGCGTGCGACTCGCCGCGGCCTTCCCCGTGAGCACGAACCAGTCGATCCCCGCCGAGCAGTCGCTGTTCGAGCAGGTCCAGGCCGGCGCGAAAGACCTGGGCTTCGACGTCACCCTCGAACCCCTCGACCTCTCGAGCTGGTACGGCGCCCTCGCGGCGAACGAGTACGACCTGGTGAGCGCGCCCTACACGAAGGTCGGCCCCGACGTGCTGCGCATCCTCTACGACAGCGACGGCATCACCCCCGCCCCGAGCGGCTACTTCGCCAACCTCTCGCAGACGAGCGACCCGGCTCTCGACGACCTGTTGACCCGCGCCTCCCGGACGAGCGACGCCGACGAGCGCGCCGACCTCTACCAGCAGGCCCAGCAGACCATCCTCGAGGGATGGCACGTCCTGCCGCTGTACGACCAGCAGAACCACTACCTGGTGCGCTCGGCCGTCCAGGGCGTCCGGGCCCTGCCGACGGTCCAGGCACCGACGATGTACGACGCCTACAAGACGAGCTGA
- a CDS encoding GtrA family protein: MQAVIKLIREHPSAARFLVVGGIGFVITMVINYGLKLFVIPQHPVTALALGIIVATVFSYWMNKKWSFDDRGERHTAHEMLLFVIVSVIGVGLNSAPLYLSRYGFGLEVPNVSRTTQEIADFVSGPIIGTMLAMVFRYWAMNKWVFPKRAELVDVLSPTSPSTSPTPTV; this comes from the coding sequence GTGCAAGCAGTCATCAAGCTCATCAGAGAGCACCCTTCCGCGGCGAGGTTCCTCGTCGTCGGGGGCATCGGCTTCGTGATCACCATGGTGATCAACTACGGGCTCAAGCTGTTCGTCATCCCTCAGCACCCCGTCACCGCCCTCGCGTTGGGCATCATCGTCGCGACGGTCTTCTCGTACTGGATGAACAAGAAGTGGTCGTTCGACGACCGGGGCGAGCGTCACACCGCCCACGAGATGTTGCTCTTCGTCATCGTCAGCGTCATCGGGGTCGGCCTCAACTCCGCGCCGCTCTACCTCTCGCGCTACGGATTCGGCCTCGAGGTGCCGAACGTCTCGCGCACCACGCAAGAGATCGCCGACTTCGTCAGCGGGCCGATCATCGGCACCATGCTCGCCATGGTGTTCCGGTACTGGGCGATGAACAAGTGGGTCTTCCCGAAGCGCGCCGAGCTCGTGGACGTCCTCTCGCCGACGTCCCCGTCGACGTCACCGACGCCGACGGTCTAG
- a CDS encoding TetR/AcrR family transcriptional regulator translates to MSDGPDATRPRRPVGRPRRSSAEMLADAAAELFLENGYAGTTVDDIARRAGVSRGTFFNYFEAKSDLFWLDLDQSLADLGDLLRASSELSPVRAVEAALVALAEAHDPERVPWALTQSEAMALGDDLVASAAVRFVRQQGAVASYVAERSGRDRSDLAAQVIGLTLIAAAAAAIANWARAGVSRGPLGPVVAAAVGPVADGLDAREARSA, encoded by the coding sequence ATGTCAGATGGACCAGACGCCACCCGCCCTCGGCGGCCGGTCGGCCGACCTCGCCGCTCGTCCGCCGAGATGCTGGCGGACGCCGCGGCCGAGTTGTTCCTCGAGAACGGCTACGCCGGGACGACCGTCGACGACATCGCCCGTCGGGCCGGCGTCAGCCGTGGCACGTTCTTCAACTACTTCGAGGCCAAGTCCGACCTCTTCTGGCTCGACCTCGACCAGAGCCTCGCCGATCTCGGCGACCTCCTGCGCGCCTCCTCCGAGCTGTCGCCGGTCCGCGCGGTCGAGGCCGCACTCGTCGCGCTCGCCGAGGCCCACGACCCCGAGCGCGTGCCCTGGGCCCTGACCCAGTCCGAGGCGATGGCCCTCGGCGACGACCTCGTCGCCTCGGCCGCGGTCCGGTTCGTGCGTCAGCAGGGGGCGGTCGCATCGTACGTGGCCGAGCGGTCGGGGCGGGATCGGTCGGATCTCGCGGCACAGGTGATCGGGTTGACGTTGATCGCGGCGGCGGCGGCCGCCATCGCGAACTGGGCGCGTGCCGGGGTGTCGCGCGGCCCCCTCGGGCCGGTGGTCGCGGCGGCCGTGGGCCCCGTCGCGGACGGACTCGACGCCCGGGAGGCGCGCTCGGCCTAG
- a CDS encoding ABC transporter permease, producing MRPGRWRRAGRWLVGRLLGAVFVLWAVATLIFFAIRLVPGDPAEAILGGPGSQASAEALDSVRRQYGLDQPLFVQYLAQLGRLATGDLGTSYSLRTDVGRLLLDQLPGTIGLALLALVVAWSIAIATAWWATLAGRIASAVSSGLEVVASAVPHFWLASLLILVFSTRLGLLPPVSTGTPAGLVLPVVTLAIPVAGFLGQVTRDSLLDAAATPFALSARARGEGPSGLFVRHLLRHAALPGLALSGWAFGSLLSGAVVVESVFARPGLGRTLLGAVTLRDIPLVTGVALVSALAYVVVVALGDLAERAVDPRGRAA from the coding sequence GTGCGTCCGGGGCGGTGGCGACGGGCGGGTCGGTGGCTCGTCGGCCGCCTGCTCGGCGCGGTCTTCGTGCTCTGGGCCGTCGCGACCCTGATCTTCTTCGCCATCCGGCTCGTCCCGGGCGACCCGGCCGAGGCGATCCTCGGCGGTCCGGGGTCGCAGGCCTCGGCCGAGGCCCTCGACTCCGTCCGTCGGCAGTACGGCCTGGACCAGCCGTTGTTCGTGCAGTACCTCGCGCAGCTCGGACGGCTCGCCACGGGCGACCTCGGGACGTCGTACTCGCTGCGGACCGACGTCGGCCGGTTGCTGCTCGACCAGTTGCCGGGCACGATCGGTCTCGCGCTCCTCGCCCTGGTGGTGGCCTGGTCGATCGCGATCGCGACGGCCTGGTGGGCGACCCTCGCCGGCCGGATCGCCTCCGCGGTGTCGTCGGGTCTCGAGGTCGTCGCCTCGGCCGTGCCGCACTTCTGGCTGGCGAGTCTGCTCATCCTCGTCTTCAGCACCCGGCTCGGGCTGCTGCCCCCGGTGAGCACGGGAACCCCCGCGGGACTCGTCCTGCCGGTCGTCACCCTGGCGATCCCCGTCGCCGGGTTCCTCGGGCAGGTCACCCGCGACTCGCTGCTCGACGCGGCGGCCACCCCGTTCGCCCTCTCGGCACGTGCCCGGGGCGAGGGCCCGTCGGGACTCTTCGTCCGCCACCTGCTCCGACACGCGGCGCTGCCCGGGCTCGCCCTGTCGGGCTGGGCCTTCGGCTCGTTGCTCAGCGGCGCCGTCGTGGTCGAGTCGGTCTTCGCCCGCCCGGGTCTCGGTCGCACCCTGCTCGGCGCGGTCACGCTGCGCGACATCCCGCTCGTGACCGGCGTCGCCCTGGTCTCCGCGCTCGCCTACGTCGTCGTGGTCGCGCTCGGCGACCTGGCCGAACGCGCGGTCGACCCGAGAGGACGCGCGGCATGA